In Stomoxys calcitrans chromosome 2, idStoCalc2.1, whole genome shotgun sequence, the following proteins share a genomic window:
- the LOC106081609 gene encoding RAC serine/threonine-protein kinase — MFSLFRIRIRICALAEKEGFITNYLPFATSRRSTVVAKADSKATTPASASGSTSSGLLGSNLVFSLSSPFSAFGTNSNNNPISSSNHRLSVSEQQLPQNYLAKSSSSTQIFEKVVMSEIGSIPAANEAGGANTNATIVKEGWLQKRGEHIKTWRSRYFILRTDGTLHGWRNKPNENAPPERPLNDFTIKGCQIMTVDRPRPYTFIIRGLQWTSVVERTFSVDTERERQEWTDAIRTVASSLSELGETAMSTTNSTDMTDVDMASIAEDELCEKFSVQGTSTRSSGGVKKVTLENFEFLKVLGKGTYGKVILCREKETAKLYAIKILKKEVIIQKDEVAHTITESRVLQTTNHPFLISLKYSFQTNDRLCFVMQYVNGGELFFHLSRKRVFSEERTRFYGAEIISALGYLHSQSIIYRDLKLENLLLDKDGHIKIADFGLCKEDITYGRTTRTFCGTPEYLAPEVLEDNDYGRAVDWWGTGVVMYEMMCGRLPFYNRDHDVLFTLILMEEVKFPRTLSDEAKSLLAGLLAKDPKKRLGGGPGDVNEIQVHPFFASINWTDLVQKKIEPPFKPQVTSDTDTRYFDTEFTGESVELTPPDPTGPLGSIAEEPHFPQFSYQDMASTLGTSSHISNSLASMQ; from the exons ATGTTTTCGCTGTTTCGCATTCGCATTCGCATTTGTGCTTTAGCAGAAAAG GAAGGCTTCATCACGAATTATCTACCATTTGCCACATCGAGGAGATCGACTGTAGTGGCAAAGGCCGACAGTAAGGCAACAACACCAGCCTCTGCCTCAGGATCTACCTCGTCGGGATTGCTGGGCTCGAACTTGGTGTTCTCGCTAAGCAGTCCATTTAGTGCGTTCGGCACAAACAGCAACAATAATCCCATTTCGAGCAGCAATCATCGGCTATCGGTGTCCGAGCAACAATTGCCACAAAATTATCTCGCCAAATCATCAAGTAGCACACAGATATTTGAGAAAGTAGTCATGTCAGAAATCGGCTCAATTCCTGCCGCAAACGAAGCTGGCGGCGCAAACACAAATGCCACAATAGTTAAGGAGGGTTGGCTGCAGAAGCGCGGAGAACACATCAAAACATGGCGTTCGCGATACTTCATATTGCGAACCGATGGCACCCTACACGGATGGCGAAATAAGCCAAACGAGAATGCACCGCCCGAAAGGCCTTTGAACGATTTCACAATTAAGGGCTGTCAGATAATGACAGTGGATAGGCCAAGGCCGTACACATTTATAATACGCGGCCTTCAATGGACCTCTGTGGTTGAGCGTACATTTTCCGTTGATACGGAAAGAGAAAGACAGGAATGGACCGATGCTATCAG AACTGTGGCCAGTAGTTTAAGTGAGCTGGGCGAAACAGCTATGAGTACCACAAATAGCACAGATATGACAGATGTTGACATGGCTTCCATAGCAGAGGATGAATTGTGTGAGAAATTCTCTGTGCAAGGTACTTCAACACGAAGCAGTGGCGGAGTCAAGAAAGTG aCTCTGGagaactttgaatttttaaaggTGTTGGGCAAAGGAACCTACGGCAAGGTGATTTTGTGTCGCGAGAAGGAAACTGCCAAATTATATGCCATTAAAATCCTAAAGAAGGAAGTAATCATTCAAAAGGATGAAGTTGCCCACACAATCACTGAAAGTCGAGTTCTACAGACAACAAATCACCCATTTTTAATA TCTCTCAAATATTCCTTCCAAACAAACGATCGTCTTTGTTTCGTAATGCAGTATGTTAACGGTGGGGAGTTGTTTTTCCATTTGAGTCGCAAACGTGTTTTCAGTGAAGAACGAACTCGTTTCTATGGTGCTGAAATAATTTCGGCCCTCGGATATCTGCATTCTCAGAGCATTATCTATAGAGATTTGAAGTTAGAGAATCTGTTGTTGGACAAAGACGGTCACATTAAGATCGCAGATTTTGGTCTGTGCAAAGAAGACATAACATATGGGCGCACGACGAGAACATTCTGTGGAACACCAGAATACTTGGCTCCCGAAGTATTAGAAGATAACGATTACGGACGAGCGGTGGACTGGTGGGGCACCGGAGTTGTTATGTACGAAATG ATGTGTGGACGTCTTCCATTTTACAATCGCGATCATGATGTCCTCTTTACGCTTATTCTCATGGAAGAAGTCAAATTTCCACGTACACTTTCCGACGAGGCCAAAAGCCTGCTGGCCGGTCTTTTGGCAAAGGATCCAAAAAAACGTTTGGGCGGCGGTCCAGGCGATGTCAACGAAATACAAGTGCACCCCTTCTTTGCCAGTATTAATTGGACAGACCTGGTGCAAAAGAAG ATTGAGCCCCCCTTCAAACCCCAAGTAACCTCAGACACAGATACACGCTACTTCGATACAGAGTTTACTGGCGAAAGTGTCGAGTTAACACCACCAGATCCAACGGGTCCCCTAGGTTCAATAGCAGAAGAACCACATTTCCCTCAG TTCAGTTACCAGGACATGGCCTCCACATTAGGTACTTCATCACATATTAGCAATTCCCTGGCATCGATGCAATAG